The following coding sequences lie in one Lolium perenne isolate Kyuss_39 chromosome 2, Kyuss_2.0, whole genome shotgun sequence genomic window:
- the LOC127332766 gene encoding uncharacterized protein: MEACQNTLSSLVFLGVLLLLSCSSSSAARRLEEAVPKEEHSPHPMVPELPKPELPPHPAVPELPKPELPHPVVPKAPEVPPHAVPEMPKVPEVPHPAVPELPKPELLPHPAMPELPKPELPHPVVPVVPKEHEVPHPVVPEAPKEHEVPHPAVPELPKPEIPHPTVPELPKMPELPHPTMPESPKHELPPFPKAELPPKPEFHLPEPETKP; the protein is encoded by the coding sequence ATGGAAGCTTGCCAGAACACACTGTCATCCCTTGTCTTCCTCGGGGTATTGCTGCTGCTCTCATGCAGTTCGAGCAGCGCAGCACGGCGCCTAGAGGAGGCCGTGCCTAAGGAGGAGCACTCACCACATCCCATGGTGCCGGAGCTGCCAAAGCCCGAACTCCCACCACACCCTGCTGTGCCCGAGCTGCCGAAGCCTGAACTACCTCACCCTGTCGTCCCAAAGGCGCCGGAAGTACCGCCCCACGCAGTACCAGAGATGCCAAAGGTGCCCGAAGTGCCACACCCTGCTGTGCCCGAGCTACCAAAGCCCGAGCTGCTGCCACACCCTGCAATGCCCGAGCTTCCCAAACCTGAGCTACCTCATCCAGTTGTCCCTGTGGTGCCAAAGGAGCATGAAGTCCCACACCCTGTCGTACCAGAGGCACCAAAGGAGCACGAAGTGCCCCATCCTGCCGTGCCTGAGCTGCCAAAGCCAGAAATTCCCCATCCTACCGTGCCCGAGCTGCCAAAGATGCCGGAATTGCCGCACCCCACCATGCCGGAGTCTCCAAAGCATGAACTGCCACCATTCCCCAAAGCCGAGCTTCCCCCGAAGCCTGAGTTCCACCTTCCAGAGCCAGAGACCAAGCCATGA